A stretch of DNA from Fibrobacter sp. UWB11:
AGGAATCCTGCGTAATAGTAGCAGCCTTCGTGCGTGCGCGTGTTGTTAATGCTACGCTTGATCCAGGCATAGGCGCTATCGGCGTTGTTCTTGCGCATGTAGGTGATGGTTGCGTTGTAGGGGATGTTTGCCGAGTTGGGCGTTTTTTGGAATCCTTCGCGGTAGACTGCGAGCGCGGAGTCGGGCATGCCTTTTTCGTCGTAGATGCTTCCGAGCAGGCTATAGAGATTTTCGTTGATAGATTCTGTTTTGAGCTTTGTCGCGGCTTTGGCGTAGGTGAGAGCTTTGTTTAAATCTCGCTTGGCATGGTACGTAAAAGCCATCTCGTATTTGACGAGTGCGTTTTTGGGATCCTTCTTTTCGGCCTGTTTGTACTTGGCGATGGCATCGTCGAATTGACCTTGTTCGTGGAACTGGACGCCTTCGTTTACGAGGCGTTCGACCGCATCAGCATTTTTGTTGGCTGTATTTGAAGCCGCAAAAATTGAGGTTGTGGCGATGCAAAAAAGGAGTGCAATGGATTTTTTCATGATAAATTATTTTTTTAAAGTATAGAGGATAGCGGAGTAAAATTCGC
This window harbors:
- a CDS encoding lipopolysaccharide assembly protein LapB, whose translation is MKKSIALLFCIATTSIFAASNTANKNADAVERLVNEGVQFHEQGQFDDAIAKYKQAEKKDPKNALVKYEMAFTYHAKRDLNKALTYAKAATKLKTESINENLYSLLGSIYDEKGMPDSALAVYREGFQKTPNSANIPYNATITYMRKNNADSAYAWIKRSINNTRTHEGCYYYAGFLASQTGKWPAFYAYTMYSTFISKKAEIIRDNLSRLYGRTKSFVLVKDNKVEVNTPKIKQTDSDSTVNNEFLLAIQTMLVTDTLGKRKLYDKDSSSAEQTEFLIHILRKNIKLIAFTDEIDDPIQRFYQGLIREGLVEAFIYTICEPIDRPTFAQWLIKNRSEQARLYQWFNKEWLMQ